A region of Panthera uncia isolate 11264 chromosome D4, Puncia_PCG_1.0, whole genome shotgun sequence DNA encodes the following proteins:
- the RNF38 gene encoding E3 ubiquitin-protein ligase RNF38 isoform X3, translating into MREISPGANSAPLPGHPNKVICERVKLQSLFPLLPSDQNTTVQEDAHFKAFFQSEDSPSPKRQRLSHSVFDYTSASPAPSPPMRPWEMTSNRQPPSVRSSQHHFSGERCNTPARNRRSPPVRRQRGRRDRLSRHNSISQDENYHHLPYAQQQAIEEPRAFHPPNVSPRLLHPAAHPPQQNAVMVDIHDQLHQGTVPVSYTVTTVAPHGIPLCTGQHIPACSTQQVPGCSVVFSGQHLPVCSVPPPMLQACSVQHLPVPYAAFPPLISSDPFLLHPPHLSPHHPPHLPPPGQFVPFQTQQSRSFAFFLPQPLQRIENEVELLGEHLPVGGFTYPPSAHPPTLPPSAPLQFLTHDPLHQEVSFGVPYPPFMPRRLTGRSRYRSQQPIPPPPYHPSLLPYVLSMLPVPPAVGPTFSFELDVEDGEVENYEALLNLAERLGEAKPRGLTKADIEQLPSYRFNPNNHQSEQTLCVVCMCDFESRQLLRVLPCNHEFHAKCVDKWLKANRTCPICRADASEVHRDSE; encoded by the exons ATATCTCCCGGGGCCAATTCAGCACCTCTACCTGGCCATCCTAACAAGGTGATTTGTGAAAGGGTGAAACTTCAGAGCCTGTTCCCTCTCCTCCCAAGTGATCAGAATACTACCGTTCAAGAGGATGCTCACTTCAAAGCTTTCTTCCAG AGTGAAGATAGTCCGAGTCCCAAGAGACAGCGCCTCTCTCATTCAGTCTTTGATTATACATCAGCATCACCAGCTCCCTCACCACCAATGCGACCATGGGAGATGACATCAAATAGGCAGCCCCCTTCAGTTCGATCAAGCCAACATCACTTCTCAGGGGAACGATGCAACACACCTGCACGCAACAGAAGAAG TCCTCCTGTCAGGCgccagagaggaagaagggatcGTCTGTCTCGACATAATTCCATTAGTCAAGATGAAAACTATCACCATCTCCCTTATGCACAGCAGCAAGCAATAGAGGAACCTCGAGCCTTCCACCCTCCGAATGTATCTCCCCGTCTGTTACACCCTGCTGCTCATCCACCCCAGCAAAATGCAGTAATGGTTGACATACACGATCAG CTCCATCAGGGCACTGTCCCTGTTTCTTACACGGTAACAACAGTGGCACCGCATGGGATTCCACTCTGCACAGGCCAGCACATCCCTGCTTGCAGTACCCAACAGGTCCCAGGATGCTCTGTGGTTTTCAGTGGACAGCACCTCCCTGTCTGTAGTGTGCCTCCTCCG ATGCTTCAAGCATGTTCAGTTCAGCACTTACCAGTACCATATGCTGCGTTCCCACCCCTTATTTCTAGTGACCCATTTCTTTTACATCCTCCTCACCTTTCTCCCCATCATCCGCCTCATTTGCCGCCACCGGGCCAGTTTGTCCCTTTCCAGACACAGCAATCACGATCG TTTGCGTTTTTCCTCCCTCAGCCTCTGCAAAGGATAGAAAATGAAGTGGAACTCTTAGGAGAACATCTTCCAGTAGGAGGTTTTACTTACCCTCCATCGGCCCATCCCCCAACATTACCTCCATCAGCTCCCTTGCAGTTCCTAACCCATGATCCTTTGCATCAGGAGGTGTCCTTTGGAGTA CCTTATCCTCCGTTTATGCCTCGGAGGCTCACAGGACGTAGTAGATATCGATCCCAGCAGCCAATACCACCTCCCCCTTATCATCCCAGCTTACTACCATATGTGTT ATCAATGCTTCCAGTGCCACCTGCAGTGGGCCCAACTTTCAGCTTTGAATTGGATGTGGAAGATGGAGAAGTAGAAAATTATGAG GCCCTCTTAAACCTGGCAGAGCGACTGGGAGAGGCTAAGCCTCGAGGACTGACTAAAGCAGATATCGAACAGCTTCCTTCTTATCGGTTCAATCCTAATAACCACCAGTCAGAGCAGACTTT gtGTGTAGTATGCATGTGTGATTTTGAGTCAAGGCAGCTACTTAGAGTTTTACCCTGTAACCACGAGTTCCATGCCAAGTGTGTCGACAAATGGCTTAAG gCAAATCGTACTTGCCCAATTTGCCGAGCTGATGCTTCAGAAGTGCATCGGGATTCAGAATGA